In Methanothermococcus thermolithotrophicus DSM 2095, one DNA window encodes the following:
- a CDS encoding M42 family metallopeptidase: MSVLTHLKILSLERGISGREDRIRNYMEKELQTSCDEVFTDKFGNLIAKKGNKGPKIMIAAHMDEIGLMVKYIDDKGFLKFTKIGGINDQMLLNQKVVVHGSKGDIIGVLGSKPPHKMKESERNKLIKYEDMFIDIGAKNREEAIEMGVEIGTWISFKAEFDSLGKDRITCKSFDDRAGCAVLLETMNQIKDMDLNCQVYAVGTVQEEVGLKGAKTSAFGINPDVAIALDVTICGDHPGIKMEDAPVELGKGPVACIVDASGRGLITHPKVLKMIKEVSQKNKIPVQYEVGEGGTTDATAIHLTRDGIPTGVISVPTRYIHTPVEVMDVNDLEKTVELIVSCIKEVDKYF, translated from the coding sequence ATGAGTGTATTGACGCATCTAAAAATACTTTCATTGGAAAGGGGTATTTCAGGAAGAGAAGATAGAATAAGAAATTACATGGAAAAAGAACTTCAAACATCTTGTGATGAAGTTTTTACAGATAAATTTGGAAATTTAATTGCTAAAAAAGGTAACAAAGGCCCTAAGATAATGATCGCCGCTCACATGGATGAAATAGGGTTAATGGTAAAATACATAGACGATAAAGGATTCTTAAAGTTCACAAAAATAGGCGGAATAAACGACCAAATGTTGTTAAATCAGAAGGTAGTAGTTCATGGAAGTAAAGGAGATATAATCGGCGTTTTAGGTTCAAAACCACCTCATAAAATGAAAGAAAGTGAAAGAAACAAATTAATAAAATACGAAGACATGTTTATAGATATCGGGGCAAAGAACAGGGAAGAAGCCATTGAAATGGGTGTAGAGATAGGAACCTGGATTTCATTTAAAGCCGAATTTGACAGTCTTGGAAAAGATAGAATTACCTGTAAATCCTTTGATGACAGGGCAGGATGTGCAGTTCTTTTAGAAACTATGAATCAGATAAAAGATATGGACTTAAACTGCCAGGTTTATGCAGTCGGTACAGTTCAGGAAGAAGTAGGTTTAAAAGGAGCTAAAACTTCTGCTTTTGGAATAAATCCAGATGTTGCAATTGCCCTTGATGTAACCATATGTGGTGACCATCCAGGAATAAAAATGGAAGATGCTCCAGTTGAGCTCGGTAAAGGTCCTGTAGCCTGCATAGTGGATGCATCAGGTAGGGGTTTAATTACGCATCCAAAAGTCTTAAAAATGATTAAAGAAGTTTCTCAAAAGAATAAAATCCCTGTACAGTATGAAGTTGGGGAAGGCGGAACTACAGACGCTACAGCAATACACTTAACAAGGGATGGAATTCCAACAGGGGTAATTTCAGTACCTACAAGATATATCCACACACCTGTGGAAGTTATGGATGTAAATGATTTGGAAAAAACTGTAGAGCTCATAGTTTCATGTATAAAAGAGGTTGATAAATACTTCTAA